The uncultured Desulfuromonas sp. genome has a segment encoding these proteins:
- a CDS encoding MFS transporter, whose translation MKRLMQLTKRRFYAILAGEDALDRACDGIPDSGCHELPYNFSFNVVNGAATKLAEQVAGPNLILVWLLQLLGSPVWMFGFLVPIKQAGSLLPQLVASGQIRRLAVRKWVWVSAAVIQAVALLLMIPVSLTFSPLGAGLIILTLFTLFSVASGTASIAFQDVLAKTIIKGHRGRLLASRALIGGLLTMAAGAILPILKNESRSDLMTVFALIVVGAGLWLIGAACFAVIRERAGETQGGRNPIHEMAIGIDYFKRYAGFRRFLLARALLLSVELATPFYFLHASHSMDVNGGFIGQLVLAIGVAQVLSSPFWGKLADRTSKTVMTYSAVLSVAAALLILWVAGVCPASWQQSGFFISFVLVGLAESGVRLGRKTYLVDAITNDDRATCVAFTNSSVGILALLAGGAGIIAQWFGSEVLIAGLVAVGVLAIFSCRWMPEADQMMDDA comes from the coding sequence CCTTGACCGGGCATGTGACGGCATTCCCGACAGTGGTTGTCACGAACTGCCGTACAATTTTTCCTTCAATGTCGTCAACGGGGCAGCGACCAAACTCGCCGAACAGGTCGCCGGACCCAATCTGATTCTGGTCTGGCTGCTGCAGTTGCTCGGCAGTCCGGTGTGGATGTTTGGTTTTCTGGTGCCGATTAAACAGGCCGGTTCACTGTTGCCGCAACTGGTGGCATCCGGTCAGATCCGGCGCCTGGCCGTGCGCAAATGGGTGTGGGTCAGTGCCGCCGTCATTCAGGCCGTGGCCTTGCTGCTGATGATCCCGGTCTCGCTGACGTTTTCCCCGCTTGGTGCCGGTTTGATCATTCTGACTTTGTTTACCTTGTTCAGTGTTGCCAGCGGCACGGCATCGATTGCTTTTCAGGATGTGCTGGCCAAGACCATCATCAAGGGCCATCGTGGTCGTCTGCTCGCCTCGCGCGCGTTGATCGGCGGGCTGTTGACCATGGCGGCCGGCGCAATTCTGCCCATCCTCAAGAATGAAAGCCGGTCCGATCTGATGACCGTGTTCGCTCTGATTGTTGTCGGCGCGGGACTCTGGCTGATCGGTGCCGCCTGTTTTGCCGTGATTCGGGAACGTGCCGGCGAAACGCAGGGGGGACGCAATCCCATCCATGAAATGGCGATCGGCATTGACTATTTCAAGCGCTACGCCGGATTCCGGCGTTTTCTCCTCGCCCGTGCTCTGTTGCTCAGTGTTGAGTTGGCAACGCCTTTTTATTTTCTTCATGCCAGTCACAGTATGGACGTGAATGGTGGCTTTATCGGTCAGCTGGTTCTGGCCATTGGTGTGGCCCAAGTTTTAAGTAGCCCGTTTTGGGGAAAGTTGGCGGATCGCACCAGCAAAACGGTCATGACCTACAGTGCCGTCCTGTCCGTGGCCGCGGCTCTGTTGATCTTATGGGTTGCCGGTGTCTGTCCGGCCTCCTGGCAACAAAGCGGTTTCTTTATCAGTTTTGTGCTGGTCGGTCTGGCGGAATCCGGTGTGCGTCTGGGGCGGAAGACCTATCTGGTGGATGCCATTACCAATGATGATCGCGCGACCTGCGTTGCCTTCACCAACAGCTCCGTCGGTATTCTGGCGTTACTGGCTGGCGGCGCCGGGATCATTGCGCAGTGGTTTGGCTCTGAGGTTCTGATTGCCGGGCTGGTTGCTGTGGGTGTCCTAGCGATTTTCAGCTGTCGCTGGATGCCTGAGGCGGACCAGATGATGGATGATGCTTAA
- a CDS encoding methylated-DNA--[protein]-cysteine S-methyltransferase, translating into MEGDGRWKPRWFSFDTPARAAAALWPVRIVSQAHLNQAGHLDYAVVKGPVCPLLVAWQPEAIVLCRLLCRISVEHALAEWQQDYPLQRWSANADIPFAVEAVLNGETPHEVVPLAMDGTPFQQAVWKTLLQVPVGQVVSYGGLAAASGYPRGGRAVGLAMSGNPIPALVPCHRVIRSDGRPGNYGSGTPVKVHMLRWEASLCCDEKKELS; encoded by the coding sequence ATGGAGGGGGATGGACGTTGGAAACCCCGCTGGTTCTCGTTTGACACCCCAGCCCGTGCCGCCGCGGCCTTGTGGCCGGTGCGGATCGTTTCACAGGCCCATCTCAACCAGGCCGGACATCTTGACTATGCTGTGGTAAAAGGCCCGGTCTGCCCATTGTTGGTGGCCTGGCAGCCTGAAGCCATTGTGTTGTGTCGTTTGCTGTGCCGAATATCAGTGGAGCACGCGCTGGCCGAATGGCAGCAGGATTATCCCCTCCAGCGCTGGTCGGCCAACGCCGACATCCCCTTTGCCGTGGAAGCCGTTCTTAACGGGGAGACTCCACATGAGGTCGTTCCTCTGGCCATGGATGGCACCCCATTTCAACAGGCGGTATGGAAAACGTTGCTGCAGGTGCCCGTCGGTCAGGTGGTTTCCTATGGCGGCCTGGCTGCCGCCAGTGGCTATCCCCGTGGCGGCAGGGCCGTCGGCCTGGCCATGTCCGGCAATCCGATCCCCGCTCTGGTACCTTGTCATCGGGTGATTCGTAGCGATGGTCGGCCCGGTAATTACGGCTCCGGAACACCGGTTAAAGTCCACATGCTCCGGTGGGAAGCGAGCCTCTGTTGCGATGAAAAAAAGGAGTTGTCATGA
- a CDS encoding PaaI family thioesterase: MTHTEDLGPHEIHLERWIECAPFEQLLGMEIVRAEGGEAILTMPFRRQYANGGSIMHGGATVSLADTAAVMALKSRVEPGTHFGTTDMAIRFLRPVVQGMITAKARVEQQEERLWHARVEIVTEADEVAVEMTAVFKISRRRLTTIAEGR, translated from the coding sequence ATGACACACACTGAAGACCTGGGGCCCCACGAAATTCACCTTGAGCGCTGGATTGAATGCGCGCCTTTTGAACAATTACTCGGCATGGAGATTGTTCGTGCGGAGGGGGGCGAGGCGATCTTGACCATGCCGTTTCGCCGTCAATATGCCAACGGCGGATCGATCATGCATGGCGGGGCAACCGTCAGTCTCGCGGATACTGCGGCGGTGATGGCATTGAAAAGCCGGGTTGAGCCGGGAACTCATTTCGGCACCACGGATATGGCAATCCGTTTTTTGCGCCCGGTGGTTCAGGGGATGATTACCGCAAAAGCGCGGGTGGAACAACAGGAAGAACGGCTCTGGCACGCCCGGGTTGAGATTGTGACCGAGGCGGACGAGGTGGCCGTGGAGATGACGGCGGTGTTTAAGATCTCACGGCGGCGCTTGACCACCATCGCCGAGGGCCGCTGA
- the rmuC gene encoding DNA recombination protein RmuC, whose protein sequence is MASIQFSHVLWAGGAIGLLALLYAWGRLFLLRRQRQRLDESLVRLDECQRLSQTLQQQLADREQQLRELRQALEQTRLQNTELATRLELENRQSAEKQALLIDAKEQLAHQFKVVAGEIFEERGRRFKEVNREELSQLLTPLRQQLDGFRQKVDDVHVTDVRERATLRQELEHLRGLNQQMTEEARQLTRALKGDRKVQGNWGELVLERLLEQSGLRRGVEYDVQGSFRDAQNRLLRPDVIVHLPEGRDVIIDSKVSLTSYERSCREDDPELRRQCLKDHAQAVRQHVCGLSEKHYADLKGIRSLDFVIMFMPIEAALVTALQQDGELFNEAFERHVVMVSPTTLLATLRTIENIWRFERQNQNAQAIAERAGAIYDKLRGFVEEMEKLGTQLETVGHTYSTAMNKLSQGRGNLISQASRFVDLGVKVKKNLPATVMERAELDESD, encoded by the coding sequence ATGGCGAGCATCCAGTTCTCCCATGTGCTGTGGGCTGGTGGCGCAATCGGCCTTCTGGCCCTGCTCTATGCCTGGGGACGGCTTTTTTTGCTGCGGCGACAACGACAACGCCTTGACGAAAGCCTGGTCCGGCTGGATGAATGCCAACGCCTGAGCCAGACGTTACAGCAGCAACTGGCCGATCGGGAGCAACAGTTGCGGGAACTGCGACAGGCGCTGGAACAGACCCGCCTGCAGAACACCGAACTGGCAACCCGCCTGGAACTGGAAAACCGCCAAAGTGCCGAAAAACAGGCTTTGTTGATCGACGCCAAAGAGCAACTGGCCCATCAGTTCAAGGTTGTTGCCGGGGAGATTTTTGAAGAGCGTGGCCGCCGGTTTAAAGAGGTCAACCGTGAAGAACTCTCCCAGCTTCTCACGCCGTTACGGCAACAACTGGATGGTTTTCGGCAAAAAGTGGATGACGTGCATGTGACCGATGTCCGTGAACGGGCCACATTGCGCCAGGAACTCGAACATCTGCGTGGTTTGAATCAGCAGATGACGGAAGAGGCCCGACAGCTGACCCGTGCGTTAAAAGGGGATCGCAAGGTTCAGGGCAATTGGGGGGAACTGGTGCTTGAACGGCTGTTGGAGCAGTCCGGACTGCGCCGCGGAGTCGAATATGACGTGCAGGGCAGCTTTCGGGATGCGCAGAACCGCCTGTTGCGTCCTGATGTGATTGTCCATCTGCCCGAAGGCAGAGATGTCATTATCGATTCAAAGGTTTCCCTGACGAGTTACGAACGCTCCTGCCGCGAGGACGATCCAGAGCTGCGCCGACAGTGTCTCAAAGACCATGCCCAGGCGGTGCGTCAGCATGTCTGTGGGCTGAGCGAAAAACATTATGCCGACCTGAAAGGCATTCGCTCCCTTGATTTTGTCATCATGTTCATGCCCATCGAGGCGGCTCTGGTGACGGCATTGCAGCAGGATGGCGAGCTGTTCAATGAGGCGTTTGAGCGCCATGTGGTGATGGTCTCGCCCACCACGTTACTGGCGACATTGCGCACCATTGAAAACATCTGGCGTTTTGAACGGCAAAACCAGAATGCCCAGGCGATTGCCGAGCGGGCCGGGGCGATTTACGACAAGTTGCGCGGCTTTGTTGAGGAGATGGAAAAACTCGGTACGCAACTGGAGACGGTTGGCCATACCTACTCAACGGCCATGAACAAGCTGAGTCAGGGGCGTGGTAACCTGATCAGCCAGGCCAGTCGCTTTGTTGACCTTGGCGTTAAGGTGAAGAAAAACTTGCCCGCCACGGTCATGGAACGCGCTGAACTCGATGAGAGCGATTAA
- a CDS encoding redoxin domain-containing protein, producing the protein MKQFIISILLFLLVGSLSWAQQSTPISTGYPFPELQLPIPDAPRQQAYLGLQNIEGQFFSPSAIQAKVVLVEFLNVHCPHCKEQAPIYNTLFHRIERDPNLKDSVRMIAIAVGNHPKRVADFIDYYDVAFPVFLDENFLFWREAGGKTTPFTVYVRQNALGESGVVAGTHTGTNRDLKETLELLTEMIDERPEDLRLPEEDLLDIAQETPLPFSEQQVVTKVRRLFGHQGHIISLEKIKGIDGHSLFRGVVERSGKRKTLLAEVVSRSTVCDICHDVHFIYLFDSSLKIIDVEALQLTKYGNQEFDRKDMQRLKQILIGRVLSETKPFNPEVDAVTAATITSSVINHALNQTPTLIKQLKRHKLLPSEDQE; encoded by the coding sequence ATGAAACAGTTTATTATAAGTATTTTATTATTTTTACTCGTCGGTTCCCTCAGTTGGGCTCAGCAGTCCACTCCGATCAGCACCGGCTATCCGTTTCCGGAGCTGCAACTGCCCATACCCGATGCCCCTCGACAACAGGCATACCTGGGACTCCAGAACATTGAGGGACAATTCTTCTCGCCAAGCGCCATTCAGGCGAAGGTTGTTCTGGTCGAATTTCTTAATGTTCACTGCCCCCACTGTAAAGAGCAGGCCCCGATTTACAATACCCTGTTCCATCGCATTGAACGCGATCCAAACCTGAAGGACAGTGTTCGGATGATCGCCATCGCCGTCGGCAATCATCCGAAACGAGTCGCGGACTTCATTGACTATTACGATGTGGCGTTTCCGGTGTTTTTAGATGAAAACTTTCTTTTCTGGCGGGAGGCGGGAGGAAAAACAACCCCGTTCACCGTTTATGTACGGCAGAATGCCCTGGGAGAATCCGGTGTTGTCGCCGGAACCCATACCGGCACCAATCGGGACCTGAAGGAAACGCTGGAGCTTTTAACGGAAATGATTGACGAACGACCGGAAGATCTGCGGCTGCCAGAGGAAGATCTGCTGGATATTGCTCAGGAAACACCGCTGCCCTTTTCAGAACAACAGGTGGTCACCAAGGTGCGGCGATTATTTGGACATCAGGGGCACATTATCTCTCTGGAGAAAATCAAGGGTATTGACGGGCACAGTCTGTTTCGCGGCGTCGTAGAGCGGAGCGGAAAACGCAAAACCCTGCTCGCTGAAGTGGTCAGCCGCTCGACGGTCTGCGACATTTGTCATGATGTTCATTTTATCTATCTGTTCGATTCATCTCTGAAGATTATCGATGTCGAGGCACTGCAGTTAACCAAATACGGCAATCAGGAATTTGATCGAAAAGACATGCAGCGACTCAAGCAGATTCTCATTGGACGCGTACTGAGCGAAACGAAACCGTTCAATCCGGAAGTCGATGCCGTCACAGCAGCGACCATCACTTCTTCAGTGATCAATCATGCGTTAAATCAGACCCCAACGCTGATCAAGCAGTTAAAACGCCACAAATTGCTCCCGTCTGAAGATCAAGAATGA
- a CDS encoding cache domain-containing protein, with the protein MRASFRTRILITIGCILLLSAGSIAYFAQNHVQKAVLDSADRHGIDLMNAVLLNIENEYRSLEFYRQSTVERRKQALRDLVLVAMFPLNELYGAVQRGTLSESVAQHNALNQLRQLRYANGVGYFWVNDLEQPIPKVLMHPILPEQENRRPALDEKYYRATQGEEHLLVRIANVIRRDQQGFVTYRWNKPTSQGITEEQPKISYVRLFEPWGWVVGSGVYLDDIEAEVQQRRDEILVELKRIFSRVHVAENGYMFIFDGDGNTLIHPEAKGEFSDDGAPNAALFKEAARTPDVPIEYRWYHPHQSGDHHLKRAYVSYFEPFDWYIVSTMYLDDLVRTTDKLRADILIALAIVLFVAGVVTYLASLSLTRPLLLLTEEARRIEHSPDMEIDVPVCGARETCELGLVLQNMLSSMKSLLRDKELAMRAVEVSNDHLTQANNQLAKEMIERKQTQLALENNEKKYRTLFESSYDAIIVADLKTHGILDSNKAAEELFGYTHDEMYGLVPENFSPPFQSDGSSSQAKAAEKIARLVYEGHQFFDWSHQKKDGTAFQAEVHLTLISLDGKEAVLAVVRDVTQRKYAETALVNALAEAESSRDKIDAILKAISDGLIVVDHLGRIILINEAAQEWLGLPEGDTLNRQVATVLHNNDLSQRVESILSGDSLSRRCEAEIPATDQDRNRLLSVQITAVQNDDKEISGTLILLRDITRERELDQLKNEFISSAAHEFNTPLTVIMGFADLLVNREYRQSITLEQQQEFLETIRDKGQVLTSIVDDLLNLEQLEFGQLIQLQCDYFDLQLDIMTLVKHYKETYTDHRFIVTAAPCELWADREKIGQVLDSLLNNAVKFSPPQTRIHISSQVKNHQTVIMVRDEGIGMEKKNIDKVFDKFFRIDASTTSKGGLGLGLTVAKSIIDAHHGSIRVDSEVDRGTTVTLTLPCHNKGEGHV; encoded by the coding sequence ATGCGTGCTTCGTTTCGTACTCGCATATTGATAACGATCGGCTGCATCCTGTTGCTGTCAGCCGGTTCCATAGCCTATTTTGCCCAAAATCATGTGCAAAAAGCGGTGCTGGATTCCGCAGATCGTCACGGGATCGATCTGATGAATGCGGTGTTGCTTAATATTGAAAATGAGTATCGCAGCCTTGAGTTTTATCGCCAGAGCACCGTCGAGCGGCGTAAGCAGGCTCTGAGAGATCTGGTCCTCGTTGCCATGTTTCCTCTCAACGAACTCTATGGCGCTGTTCAACGTGGCACACTGAGTGAATCCGTGGCGCAGCACAATGCCTTAAATCAACTCAGACAATTACGTTATGCCAATGGGGTTGGTTATTTTTGGGTGAACGACCTCGAACAGCCTATTCCGAAAGTCTTGATGCATCCAATCCTGCCGGAGCAGGAAAATCGTCGGCCCGCTTTGGATGAAAAATATTATCGGGCGACCCAAGGTGAAGAACATCTCCTGGTGAGGATTGCCAACGTGATCCGTCGTGATCAACAGGGTTTTGTCACCTATCGCTGGAACAAGCCGACGTCGCAAGGCATTACGGAAGAACAACCGAAAATTTCTTATGTGCGTCTGTTTGAGCCATGGGGCTGGGTTGTCGGCAGTGGTGTTTACCTGGATGATATTGAAGCGGAGGTTCAGCAACGCCGCGATGAAATTCTGGTGGAACTTAAACGCATTTTTTCGCGTGTCCATGTTGCTGAAAACGGCTATATGTTCATCTTCGATGGTGATGGAAATACCTTGATCCATCCGGAGGCCAAAGGGGAATTTTCCGATGACGGTGCGCCGAACGCAGCGCTGTTCAAAGAGGCGGCAAGGACCCCTGACGTGCCCATAGAATACCGCTGGTATCATCCCCATCAGAGCGGGGATCATCATCTTAAGCGCGCCTATGTCAGTTATTTTGAACCCTTTGACTGGTATATCGTCTCAACCATGTACCTGGATGATTTGGTGCGAACCACGGATAAGCTGCGTGCGGATATCCTGATTGCTCTGGCGATCGTTTTATTCGTTGCCGGTGTGGTGACGTACCTGGCTTCTCTTTCATTGACGCGTCCGTTATTGCTGTTAACCGAAGAGGCACGCCGCATTGAACATAGCCCGGATATGGAGATCGACGTCCCGGTTTGCGGTGCTCGGGAAACATGTGAACTTGGCCTGGTTTTACAAAATATGCTGTCGTCGATGAAGAGCCTGTTGCGTGACAAAGAGTTGGCCATGAGGGCGGTTGAAGTCAGTAATGATCATCTTACCCAAGCCAATAATCAGTTGGCCAAAGAGATGATTGAACGCAAACAGACTCAGTTGGCGCTGGAAAATAATGAAAAGAAATATCGCACCCTGTTTGAATCCTCTTATGATGCCATTATTGTGGCAGATCTTAAAACGCACGGCATCCTGGATAGCAACAAAGCCGCAGAAGAGCTGTTTGGCTATACACATGATGAAATGTACGGTCTGGTCCCGGAAAATTTCTCGCCGCCGTTTCAATCCGACGGCAGTTCGTCTCAGGCGAAAGCCGCTGAAAAAATTGCCCGTCTTGTTTATGAAGGACATCAGTTTTTCGACTGGTCCCATCAGAAAAAGGATGGCACGGCCTTTCAGGCCGAAGTGCATTTGACGTTGATTTCTTTAGATGGCAAAGAGGCGGTTCTGGCCGTTGTGCGTGACGTCACGCAACGCAAATATGCCGAAACGGCTCTGGTCAATGCTCTGGCGGAAGCAGAGTCTTCGCGGGATAAGATTGATGCCATTCTCAAAGCGATCTCAGATGGGTTAATTGTTGTCGATCACTTGGGCCGCATCATTCTGATTAATGAGGCGGCGCAGGAGTGGCTGGGGCTTCCGGAAGGGGACACTTTGAACCGCCAAGTGGCAACGGTCCTTCACAATAATGATCTTTCCCAGAGGGTTGAGTCGATTCTCTCAGGAGACTCTCTTTCACGGCGCTGTGAAGCCGAGATTCCCGCAACGGATCAGGATCGTAACCGTTTGCTGTCTGTGCAGATTACGGCTGTACAAAACGACGATAAAGAGATCTCCGGAACTCTGATACTGTTACGGGATATCACCCGGGAGCGGGAGCTGGATCAACTTAAAAACGAGTTCATTTCCTCCGCAGCACATGAGTTTAATACGCCGTTAACCGTGATCATGGGATTTGCCGATTTGCTCGTCAATCGCGAATATCGCCAGTCCATCACTCTGGAACAACAGCAGGAGTTTCTCGAGACGATTCGTGACAAGGGCCAAGTTCTTACCTCGATCGTTGACGATTTATTAAATCTTGAACAACTTGAATTTGGTCAGCTAATTCAGTTGCAGTGCGATTATTTTGATTTGCAGCTTGATATTATGACCTTGGTCAAACACTATAAAGAAACATATACGGACCATCGTTTTATCGTCACTGCCGCACCTTGTGAGTTGTGGGCTGACCGGGAAAAAATTGGTCAGGTTCTTGATAGCCTGCTCAACAATGCGGTGAAATTCTCACCACCTCAAACACGAATTCATATCTCTTCGCAGGTGAAGAACCATCAGACTGTCATCATGGTGCGTGATGAAGGTATCGGCATGGAAAAGAAAAATATCGACAAAGTGTTCGATAAATTTTTCCGGATTGATGCTTCAACCACCTCTAAAGGTGGTCTGGGCTTAGGATTGACCGTGGCAAAAAGTATTATCGATGCGCATCATGGTTCAATTCGTGTTGATAGCGAAGTCGATCGCGGAACAACGGTGACGTTGACGCTTCCGTGTCACAATAAAGGAGAAGGGCATGTCTGA
- a CDS encoding cache domain-containing protein — protein MSDWLNRRLNTLRSRILALTISMVLLSAFTISLMTHFTIDRAVSKKLDQHAKDLIQTVLLNVESEYRSYQFHKQATLERRKQELKNIVGLALSYVEEQYADSRAHFISSYQAQQNAIEHIRLLRYDQGVGYLWINSMDQPFPKMIMHPTLPHLDGKPLDSPSFNSLASEDGNFFSRAVSICAEKNEGFVRYLWPKPTAQGLTVQQPKLSFVRVFEPWQWVIGTGVYIDDIEHEAQKRLASIIEELRSAFSQMKVAESGYMCIFNGKKEMLIHPNINGDKFRTMVNPSTGNMLVDDLIVAARHPETPLEYLWDRPDHIGEYNYEKRAYIRYFEPLDWYIVSTMYLTELNAPAATAQSGILFMTLGVLLVSSLLALHLSKALSTPLYRLTQSAALIEKDIYQDIDIPVSGTRETQELAMVLSQMVTSIQQAQSDLNQVNKELESFAYTVSHDLRTFLTPIVGYAQFLIENYHRVLDEQALDALDEIEQQGDKMLVFMEDLLDLAKIGHDDRPLHPVHTSALIADVITDLNSELAAQQGRIVIEDIPDVFLPETVVSQLFSNLLSNAIRYSLPEGEQIEVGGFCRGSLVRFYVRDHGPGIDEEEQYQVFEVFFRGQQAKKRPGTGIGLATVQKIARHYGGRAWVATTEGGGATLWVEVSNLPQGNGTAL, from the coding sequence ATGTCTGATTGGCTCAATCGACGTTTGAACACGTTACGGTCGCGGATTCTCGCATTGACCATTTCGATGGTTTTGCTCAGTGCCTTTACCATTTCGCTCATGACCCACTTTACCATTGATCGCGCTGTGTCCAAAAAGCTTGATCAGCATGCCAAGGATCTGATTCAGACTGTTTTACTTAATGTTGAGAGTGAATACCGCAGCTACCAATTTCATAAGCAGGCCACCCTGGAACGGCGTAAGCAGGAATTGAAGAATATCGTCGGGCTGGCTCTGTCTTATGTTGAGGAACAGTACGCCGACTCTCGTGCCCATTTCATTTCGTCCTATCAGGCCCAACAAAATGCCATCGAACACATCCGCTTACTTCGCTATGATCAAGGGGTTGGCTATTTGTGGATTAATTCCATGGATCAGCCGTTTCCTAAAATGATCATGCATCCAACCTTGCCGCATTTGGACGGAAAGCCACTCGATTCTCCCTCTTTTAACAGTCTGGCCAGTGAAGACGGAAACTTCTTCAGCAGGGCTGTGTCGATCTGTGCCGAGAAAAATGAAGGATTTGTTCGTTATCTTTGGCCTAAGCCCACGGCCCAGGGCTTGACAGTTCAACAACCGAAATTGTCTTTTGTGCGTGTGTTTGAACCTTGGCAGTGGGTGATCGGTACAGGCGTTTATATTGATGATATCGAGCACGAAGCCCAAAAGCGGCTTGCTTCCATCATTGAGGAGTTGCGATCGGCTTTTTCTCAGATGAAAGTCGCTGAAAGTGGCTATATGTGCATTTTCAATGGCAAGAAGGAGATGCTGATTCACCCCAATATCAATGGCGACAAGTTTCGCACTATGGTCAATCCGTCCACCGGCAACATGCTGGTAGATGACCTGATCGTCGCTGCCCGACATCCTGAGACACCTCTGGAATATTTGTGGGATCGCCCGGACCACATTGGTGAATACAACTATGAGAAACGTGCTTATATCCGTTATTTTGAACCGTTAGACTGGTATATTGTTTCCACCATGTATCTAACGGAATTGAATGCGCCGGCGGCAACCGCTCAAAGTGGCATTCTGTTTATGACGCTGGGGGTCCTGCTGGTGTCTTCTCTCTTGGCATTGCATCTGTCCAAAGCGTTGTCCACACCACTCTACCGATTAACCCAAAGTGCCGCCCTGATCGAAAAAGATATTTATCAGGATATTGATATCCCTGTATCCGGAACACGTGAGACACAGGAATTAGCGATGGTTCTCAGTCAGATGGTGACGTCTATTCAACAGGCCCAGTCTGATTTGAATCAGGTCAATAAAGAGCTTGAGTCTTTTGCCTATACCGTGTCGCATGATCTGCGCACGTTTCTGACGCCTATTGTAGGGTATGCCCAGTTTTTGATTGAAAACTACCATCGTGTTCTCGATGAACAGGCCCTCGACGCTTTGGATGAGATCGAACAACAGGGTGACAAAATGTTGGTTTTTATGGAAGATCTTTTGGACTTGGCTAAAATCGGTCATGATGATCGTCCATTACATCCGGTCCATACCAGTGCGTTGATTGCTGACGTGATTACGGATCTTAATTCAGAGTTGGCAGCTCAGCAGGGACGCATTGTCATCGAAGATATTCCCGATGTTTTTCTGCCGGAAACGGTGGTCAGCCAGTTGTTTTCCAACTTACTGTCCAATGCGATCCGCTACTCGTTGCCCGAAGGTGAACAGATTGAGGTTGGAGGTTTTTGCCGTGGCAGCTTAGTGCGTTTTTACGTGCGCGATCATGGTCCGGGCATTGATGAAGAAGAACAATATCAGGTGTTTGAGGTGTTTTTCCGTGGACAACAAGCGAAAAAACGGCCGGGTACCGGGATTGGGTTGGCGACGGTGCAAAAAATTGCCCGCCATTACGGTGGTCGCGCTTGGGTCGCGACCACTGAAGGTGGCGGGGCAACACTGTGGGTTGAAGTCAGTAACCTTCCGCAGGGCAATGGTACCGCCCTGTGA
- the tpx gene encoding thiol peroxidase, giving the protein MSEKRTGVITFKGNPVTLVGPDINVGDKAPDFKVVDNGLQPVTLESAKGKVQLIAVVPSIDTGVCDTMTRKFNQDAAALPDNVAVYTISVDLPFAQGRWCGNAGIERVKTLSDYQERSFGLAYGLLIDELKLLARAVYVVDAEGKVAYREIVSEVTSEPDYEAALNAVKALL; this is encoded by the coding sequence ATGTCAGAAAAAAGAACTGGGGTAATTACATTTAAAGGCAATCCCGTAACTCTGGTCGGCCCGGATATCAACGTTGGTGATAAAGCACCGGATTTTAAAGTCGTGGATAACGGTTTGCAACCGGTGACACTGGAAAGCGCCAAAGGGAAGGTGCAGCTGATCGCGGTAGTTCCGTCCATCGACACCGGCGTCTGCGATACCATGACCCGCAAGTTCAATCAGGATGCGGCAGCTTTGCCGGATAATGTTGCCGTCTATACGATCAGTGTTGACCTGCCGTTTGCCCAAGGGCGTTGGTGCGGCAATGCCGGCATCGAGCGTGTAAAAACGTTGTCGGACTATCAGGAGCGCTCTTTTGGCCTGGCGTATGGATTGTTGATTGATGAACTGAAACTGTTGGCGCGTGCTGTCTATGTCGTCGATGCCGAGGGTAAGGTTGCCTACCGGGAAATCGTTTCCGAGGTGACGTCCGAGCCGGATTACGAAGCCGCTCTCAATGCTGTAAAAGCGCTGCTGTAG